From the genome of Naumovozyma castellii chromosome 7, complete genome:
GTTGATACTTTACCAAATGGTGATATTGTTGTCGGATGTAGTGATAATACCGTAAGAATCTTTACGGAAGACCAAACACGTGTGGCTTCACAGTCGGAAATCGATGAGTTTACTAAACAGTTAGAGAGTACTTCAATAAACTCTCAAACAATGGACTTTGATGAATCAAAACTATCACCATACGAGATCTTGCAGAAGCCtggaaagaaagaaggTCAGGTTGTGGTGGTTAAAGCACCATCTGGGGTTATTGAAGCTTATCTGTATTCAAGTGAAAAATGGAGTAAAGTTGGTGACGTTGTTAGTTCATCAACAGGGAGTAATGATAAGAAGGTTGAGTACGAAGGTAAAATGTATGATTATGTCTTTGATGTCGATATCGAAGAGGGTAAACCAGCTTTGAAATTACCTGTTAATGTAACAGATAACGCATATGGTATAGCAGATAAATTCATGGCAAAACATGATTTACCACCAAGCTATAGAGATCAAATCgttaattttattttgcaGAACACAAGTGGTATGACACTAAATGTGGAATCTAAGCAACAACCCACGGCCACCGTAAGCGTCGATACCTCAATTCCTCAGGATCTGATTGTCCTTCCGATGAAACAGTATCTTTATATCAAAAATTACAATGCCGATTCTATCTTTAATGGTATAGTTAAGTTCAACTCAGAGGAACATACTTTTACTGACGAAGATATTGCTCAAATTGGAACTGCATTGCAAGATGTTGATCAAAATTGGGAAATATTGTACTCATATTCTACCATAATGAGAGAACAATGGAAGAACAAGATACCTGCTTTTGATCTATTGAGATTAATAGTTGACAAACTAGAAGATTCAACTGATATTAGTGattttattgaagaaggtttAGGGAATGAGAATATAACGATTGTTATGCTGACCGTTCGTATCTTGgttaattctttcaagaaTCCAAAATGGGGCATTGACCTAATGTCTGCCAATAAGGTCTATGAATCTATATTTGAAACTATTGATACTAATTTTGCCAATGCAACTTTGAAGCAATCCCAAAATTTGGCACTTTCAGTCGCCACTTTGATCCTTAATTACAGTGTTTTGATATTGCATGATAAAGAGAGGAACATAAATATTGCCCCTGTGGTAATTGAAGCATTGAATACGAAGTACGCACCGTTAGAGGAATATCAGGACTCAGAGGAAGTTGCATATAGATTAATTATAGCATTTGGTAACTTGACGTTAGTGCAACCAAGTTTAAAacaattttccaattccatttcttgGGTCGTAGCCATTAAAAGGAAGTACGCAACAATTGCAAGATTCAAGGATGTGTTTGCAGATTTGAACCGATGATTagaaattatatatatcaaTAATTGAGATAATGAGTAATTAATCTATTTCCTTTTGCACAACGCATAATCGCGtaattgaattttcaattgaacgAACTCTTGGGAAAACAAACTTAGAAGGAGGGAAGGCAACGATAAAAGATAAGAATACTACCCTGttaaaacaataacaacCAAAAATCATGGACCAATCTTTAGAAAGTGAAAGTGATACTACAGTATGTTGATCAAATCTCTTACATTCTGCCCTTATTTGTTTACTTTATTAACCACtgaaaattatatttataatattgaaCTAGCCACACAATGGTCCTACTCATAGAATTATCGTATGTTAACAAATGcatatttatcaatttcattgtCAAGGTTTACAACCAACAAGTTCCTCCCTAAAAATATCAGTTTATTAACatgtcattattatcacTCGTGGTTTGACATTTATATTACAGAAATATCGTCGTAGAGATTTGAGAAATGATTTAGCATCTCGATTAGGAATGGAGAACCGTGTAGAACAATATTACAGAGAATCACCTTCTGTGCAACGTATAAAGAAGAGAGTAAGGTTTACAAATATTCCGTTAGATGTTTCTGATTTtgtcattgaagatatgATTAAAGAATTTCCTCAACCCatttattccaaattttaTGATACGAAAGA
Proteins encoded in this window:
- the DOA1 gene encoding Doa1p (ancestral locus Anc_1.534) produces the protein MYQLSATLLGHTQDVKDIVVIDDSQVASVSRDGTLRLWKHNDNGTWQDIVMATSEKFLNAVCYDKDHELLFYSGQESLINGVSLLDIESIDKDPLYTLIGHHSNVCALSYKHMSAIISGSWDTTAKVWINGALQWSLEGHQASVWDAKIISVEENTFITASADRTVKLWKENKLLKTFSGIHSDVIRNIEVLSSGKEIATCSNDGTIKISDLDGNIKQVLSGHESFVYNVKLSKQGDKLVSCGEDRSLRIWDINNNFNIKQVIKLPAVSIWCVDTLPNGDIVVGCSDNTVRIFTEDQTRVASQSEIDEFTKQLESTSINSQTMDFDESKLSPYEILQKPGKKEGQVVVVKAPSGVIEAYLYSSEKWSKVGDVVSSSTGSNDKKVEYEGKMYDYVFDVDIEEGKPALKLPVNVTDNAYGIADKFMAKHDLPPSYRDQIVNFILQNTSGMTLNVESKQQPTATVSVDTSIPQDLIVLPMKQYLYIKNYNADSIFNGIVKFNSEEHTFTDEDIAQIGTALQDVDQNWEILYSYSTIMREQWKNKIPAFDLLRLIVDKLEDSTDISDFIEEGLGNENITIVMLTVRILVNSFKNPKWGIDLMSANKVYESIFETIDTNFANATLKQSQNLALSVATLILNYSVLILHDKERNINIAPVVIEALNTKYAPLEEYQDSEEVAYRLIIAFGNLTLVQPSLKQFSNSISWVVAIKRKYATIARFKDVFADLNR